In Leishmania panamensis strain MHOM/PA/94/PSC-1 chromosome 6 sequence, the following proteins share a genomic window:
- a CDS encoding RNA-binding protein-like protein (TriTrypDB/GeneDB-style sysID: LpmP.06.0740), which produces MPSTCSNGQQLHTSPVMRATGDSDMTAPSGGGGGGGVGDGVTHVLGSPGDGVGGAGLQPHPLRRQFGLHRCADAFGGDEGNASAAPARVVTPESDGGAHRSGEVDVCVSSLSFTQRHAQFSRCGLLGGVSEPLRTVECGLTGASSTTQEPMASGSTVAATEKHFLSSSAPSLSLSLQEKPHSAIVAPTSRGSNAAATVGSRTHPFAAAVSDSGTASCSSSFGGARTAGGNGPGDVYGDHIVKPLLRSRSGRSGASSSGGFFDGGADGDGNDAGKSIALQAAVDAAVRFDDLASEDDVVGRGGERRAFLHADTTALSHLLAEAHDSDDDTFTCTPCTNVDLLSPFSMPGCRGDSGSERHWPHSPLAPDIQQYGCEGDRSTDGRPQELSRADFLGVTYPPAAVVASNQRAAIGAAIASSSLPYLAASGNAIVPPLQSMQPRTSPAAVSITNPTPTVTPLPTGYAAAHMQKHQPRYSYLMTSASAVLNPAIPTPSLASPQQSSLSMPPSMSGVPQALPPQRPHHRHRQCSSSMHPSPHSCKTPPIAVTHIFPASATAIATAGNMSRFWLVSPPQPSIAAAHHCPSASGAPMGGSAAVQNGADVNFALPSGTVGSGTSAGVGAQTPSNSLLSSPGVQPFYMYQVPQATLAVEPQQAQQQPPGNTNVLLYSPPQAYVGSGQVVAAHVPSVSPSTAAVLGDSTQPRSPSPPTISYHLSAATPQHHQQVIGGYILTPSASAAAAAASAATPSEESSRPSRNLYFRNLPLSWNTSMLRELCSRYGAVLSAKVAHHSTTNESLRYGFVLFEQKHSAVTCMMMLNQAHVRAEGEEPRTLFVRMAHATAAPGFQEEGASDSVSSSLCQPMESTPLSGLANRAVTVGGRLPQRVFQQQQQQPPANELRSPCAPLSGSESIMLLPLGSAPRFPSCELTSVSPGDEHRRQARRHSIGDSIKTNANDSLDISCAGGDSLRCTSPVGGASKSSTVAASRESIPSSFSEVRNFISGKGLAKTSASPLRGLPRFPSENKTLSVLSPYPTHQQQRQQEQEGSLSYSSASATRAFTGGATAMAAAAAQRAGYRFCSPLSLSPSDTASLLLSPSVPRSSVQLPRSFHTPSASVSVHASSTKPAPTGTGTASATMSTRNVYITNLPLTWNTTKLRELCSQYGEIVSASVAHHPKTNESRGYGFVLFADERDAASCVVTLHQHHVPNSPNVLSCRFAKDKATPSIAYTLLSQAHEPGTDSLDSGSGSPLLASAVGGRPTTSTSKTMAPMVSKGGYAEVLERIPTSNDSDDGTSGSARDAVCMPIDVFCTLQQRMRMRCAQNISQQQKLKRNGMEDDSGPTSAATMADVESEGLEKVMRCCVVYGAQVPTQGYGCVRPVDCRNTSFRRAVTRSHAVGAVGDAAQLLSGPPAELLTPISSGLQSAGTTLSAEHGDPRVKIAGATDAAAPATSSETVVCTYAIAVGRVQSASPALAGTVAMPAVSSTRRRISVEVPYEQPHRVGTSDVESVNRVATPEMMTSPATPPELWYTCTLFTTPLAAEAFVREASKATTGSVATIDTERGDFSTSGGGNAGAAMEQFLCKGKDSVPVTSSSSSSPAGDKTAGNQSMRFGLRDRVMVLSSAPLAMPAATPSTSSANTTTANCARLLTTEELYSQRRPTITPPQQQQLMMCSPSPADAFLRSPLSHAAHCTCPRVKLASPTAGASLLCPTPMMVVGGDGDGSSNTVGSLAFPQGLGISASTGASGWYPSATAADYAYLLDSPSSSLSINVSTGTHILSDLAMPPLGVGLNVLKVSSPHLAVFNAAGPGSRPGRPASTAPAPADVFAAPLTPT; this is translated from the coding sequence ATGCCGAGCACCTGTTCGaatgggcagcagctgcacacctCGCCTGTAATGCGTGCCACTGGCGACTCTGATATGACGGCGccgagtggaggaggaggaggaggaggtgtgggtgATGGTGTCACACACGTTCTCGGATCACCAGGGGACGGTGTCGGTGGCGCCGGGCTGCAGCCGCATCCACTGCGACGGCAGTTTGGTCTTCACAGATGCGCTGATGCATTCGGCGGCGACGAAGGAAACGCAtccgcagcaccagccagAGTAGTAACCCCGGAATCAGATGGTGGTGCACATCGCAGTGGTGAGGTCGATGTCTGCGTTTCTTCCCTCAGCTTCACACAGCGCCACGCGCAGTTCTCGAGGTGTGGGCTGCTTGGTGGTGTCAGTGAGCCCCTGCGGACAGTCGAGTGCGGCCTTACTGGCGCATCCTCCACAACGCAAGAGCCGATGGCATCGGGGTCAACAGTCGCAGCGACAGAGAAacattttctctcttcttcggcgccatcgctctccctctctttgcaaGAGAAGCCCCACTCCGCTATCGTGGCGCCCACCAGCCGGGGGAGCAACGCAGCCGCAACAGTAGGCAGTCGCACCCACCCATTCGCGGCAGCAGTCAGTGATAGCGGTACCGCCAGCTGTAGTAGCAGCTTCGGTGGTGCTCGCACAGCTGGGGGCAACGGCCCGGGAGATGTGTACGGTGACCACATCGTaaagccgctgctgcggtcgagAAGCGGGCggagcggcgccagcagcagcggcggcttcTTCGATGGGGGTGCAGATGGCGATGGGAACGATGCAGGTAAATCGATTGCCCTTCAAGCGGCCGTCGACGCGGCTGTGCGCTTCGACGACCTCGCCAGTGAGGACGACGTGgtgggcagaggcggtgAGAGGCGCGCGTTTCTGCACGCCGACACCACAGCGCTTTCTCACTTGCTTGCAGAGGCtcacgacagcgacgacgacacgtTCACGTGCACCCCCTGTACGAACGTGGATCTCCTGAGCCCTTTTAGCATGCCAGGCTGCCGCGGGGATAGTGGCAGCGAGCGGCATTGGCCTCACTCCCCGCTGGCGCCAGACATTCAGCAATATGGTTGCGAGGGAGACCGGAGCACTGATGGCCGCCCACAGGAGCTGAGCCGCGCTGACTTCCTCGGTGTTACATATCCCCCAGCGGCAGTCGTCGCTTCCAATCAGCGCGCCGCTATTGGAGCTGCAATTGCGTCCTCATCGCTACCCTATTTAGCGGCTTCTGGCAACGCGattgtgccgccgctgcagtccATGCAGCCACGGACTTCGCCAGCCGCTGTTTCTATCACTAACCCAACGCCCACCGTGACGCCGCTACCGACGGGCTATGCGGCTGCACACATGCAGAAACACCAGCCACGCTATTCCTATCTCATGACAAGCGCTAGTGCGGTACTCAACCCCGCCATCCCGACACCCTCTTTGGCCTCGCCGCAGCAATCCTCGTTGTCTATGCCGCCCTCTATGAGCGGGGTGCCGCAGGCACTTCCGCCGCAACGGCCGCACCACCGACACCGCcagtgctcctcctcgatgcaTCCTTCGCCGCATAGCTGCAAAACGCCGCCGATAGCGGTGACGCACATCTTCCCTGCTAGTGCGACTGCGATAGCAACGGCGGGCAACATGAGCAGGTTCTGGCTCGTCTCACCGCCGCAGCCATCGATCGCGGCAGCTCACCATTGCCCCAGTGCCAGTGGGGCCCCGATGGGCGGTAGCGCTGCTGTACAGAACGGCGCCGACGTTAACTTTGCCCTTCCGTCAGGCACAGTGGGCAGTGGGACGAGTGCTGGCGTTGGTGCGCAGACGCCGAGCAACTCGCTTTTATCTTCCCCTGGCGTTCAGCCGTTTTACATGTATCAGGTGCCGCAGGCAACACTCGCAGTGGAGCCACAGCAGGCGCAACAACAGCCGCCAGGAAACACTAATGTGCTGCTCTACTCCCCACCGCAGGCGTATGTTGGGTCAGgccaggtggtggcggcacatGTGCCTTCGGTGTCGCccagcacagcagccgtGCTGGGCGACTCGACGCAACCACGTTCGCCGTCACCCCCGACCATCTCGTATCACCTTtctgccgccacgccgcagcaccaccagcaggTCATCGGAGGGTACATCCTGACGCCgagtgccagcgccgctgccgccgctgcttcagctgccACCCCGTCGGAGGAGTCCAGTCGCCCGTCTCGTAATTTATATTTTCGAAATCTCCCCCTTTCATGGAACACCTCAatgctgcgcgagctctGCAGCCGCTACGGCGCTGTCCTCTCAGCCAAGGTAGCGCACCACTCGACGACAAACGAGTCGCTCCGGTATGGTTTCGTGTTATTTGAGCAGAAACATAGCGCGGTGACTTGCATGATGATGCTGAACCAGGCGCATGTCCGcgcggagggcgaggagcCGCGCACGCTGTTCGTGCGGATGGCTCACGCAACGGCCGCGCCAGGCTTCCAGGAAGAGGGTGCCAGTGACAGCGTCAGCTCCAGCCTTTGCCAACCGATGGAGTCCACACCGCTTTCGGGCTTGGCGAACCGGGCAGTCACGGTTGGAGGaaggctgccgcagcgggtcttccagcagcagcagcagcagccgccggCGAATGAGCTCCGCTCCCCGTGCGCACCACTGTCCGGCTCTGAGTCGATAATGCTACTGCCACTTGGCTCTGCGCCGAGGTTTCCCAGCTGCGAGCTAACCAGTGTTAGCCCAGGCGACGAACATCGGAGACAGGCGCGCCGCCACTCAATCGGCGACAGCATCAAGACGAACGCGAATGACTCGTTAGACATCTCGTGCGCCGGCGGCGACTCGCTGCGGTGCACTTCTCCAgtcggcggcgccagcaagagcagcacagTGGCCGCCTCCAGGGAGTCTATACCGTCATCCTTCTCCGAGGTACGCAACTTCATAAGCGGCAAGGGATTGGCGAAGACCTCGGCCTCGCCACTGCGAGGCCTTCCTCGCTTTCCCTCAGAGAACAAGACACTGTCAGTGTTGTCTCCCTATCCAAcacaccaacagcagcggcagcaggagcaggagggctctctctcctactcATCCGCGTCGGCGACCAGGGCGTTCACGGGCGGAGCGACCGccatggcagcagcggcggcccagCGTGCAGGCTACCGTTTCTGTagccctctctcgctctcccccagTGACACCGCCTCCCTGCTGCTCTCACCATCAGTGCCGCGCTCGagcgtgcagctgccgcgttCATTTCACACGCCTTCGGCCTCTGTATCCGTCCACGCGTCCTCGACAAAGCCCGCCCccaccggcaccggcaccgcctccgccaccatGTCCACCCGCAACGTGTACATCACGAACCTCCCTCTCACGTGGAACACAacgaagctgcgcgagctgtGCAGCCAGTACGGCGAGATTGTCTCCGCGTCAGTGGCGCACCACCCGAAGACGAACGAGTCGCGCGGCTACGGCTTTGTCCTGTTTGCGGACGAGCGCGACGCGGCCTCCTGTGTCGTGACACTGCACCAGCATCACGTGCCGAACTCGCCGAATGTGCTGAGCTGCCGCTTTGCGAAGGACAAGGCGACGCCGTCCATCGCCTACACGCTCCTGTCGCAGGCACATGAGCCCGGAACCGATTCGCTTGACAGTGGAAGCGGTAGtccccttctcgcttctGCCGTAGGTGGACGGCCTACTACTTCCACGTCCAAGACGATGGCGCCCATGGTCTCGAAGGGGGGCTATGCTGAGGTATTGGAGCGAATCCCCACTAGCAATGATAGCGACGACGGCACCAGCGGTAGCGCCAGGGATGCAGTCTGCATGCCGATTGACGTCTTctgcacgctgcagcagcggatgcGTATGCGGTGTGCGCAGAACATcagccagcagcagaagtTAAAGCGCAACGGTATGGAGGACGACAGCGGCCCCACGAGCGCTGCGACGATGGCCGATGTGGAGTCGGAAGGGCTCGAGAAagtgatgcgctgctgcgtcgtctACGGCGCTCAGGTGCCGACACAGGGGTATGGCTGCGTGCGCCCCGTGGACTGCCGAAATACCTCTTTTCGCAGGGCTGTCACTCGATCGCACGCCGTCGGCGCTGTCggtgacgcagcgcagctgctcagtGGGCCTCCTGCAGAGCTGTTGACGCCGATCTCATCGGGGCTGCAATCAGCTGGCACCACCCTCTCCGCAGAACATGGTGACCCGCGTGTGAAAATTGCTGGTgccaccgacgccgccgcgccagcgACATCGTCGGAGACGGTGGTGTGCACGTATGCAATTGCCGTTGGCCGTGTGCAGTCTGCTTCGCCCGCACTCGCCGGTACAGTCGCTATGCCGGCAGTCTCCAGCACCAGGCGCCGCATTAGCGTCGAGGTGCCATACGAGCAGCCGCACAGAGTCGGCACGTCAGACGTGGAGAGCGTGAATCGGGTCGCGACACCAGAGATGATGACATCGCCAGCCACTCCACCGGAGCTGTGGTACACCTGCACGCTCTTCACTACTCCTTTAGCTGCCGAAGCATTCGTGCGGGAGGCCTCTAAGGCAACCACAGGATCCGTCGCCACCATAGACACCGAGCGAGGCGACTTCAGCACCAGTGGCGGAGGCAATGCGGGCGCGGCGATGGAGCAGTTCCTCTGTAAAGGCAAGGACTCCGTGCCGgtgacctcctcctcctcttcatcgcCGGCTGGTGACAAGACGGCCGGCAATCAATCGATGCGGTTTGGGCTTCGGGATCGGGTAATggtgctcagcagcgcaccgttggcgatgccggcggccaccccctccacctcctctgcgaATACCACGACAGCTAATTGCGCGCGCCTGCTCACTACAGAGGAGTTGTATTCACAACGAAGACCCACAATCacgcctcctcagcagcagcagctgatgaTGTGCTCGCCATCCCCCGCCGACGCTTTCCTCCGCTCTCCGCTATCGCACGCTGCACACTGCACGTGCCCACGGGTGAAGTTGGCAAGCCCTACTGCTGGAGCATCACTACTGTGTCCGACACcgatgatggtggtgggcggtgacggtgatggcagcagcaacacagtGGGATCGTTGGCTTTTCCGCAAGGCCTTGGGATCAGCGCTTCCACCGGTGCGTCTGGCTGGTATCcgtcagcgacagcagcggacTACGCCTATCTGCTTGACTCTCCTTCGTCCTCCTTGTCCATAAATGTGAGCACGGGAACGCACATCCTCTCCGACTtggcgatgccgccgctgggGGTGGGGCTGAACGTGTTAAAGGTGTCGAGTCCCCACTTGGCGGTGTTCAATGCGGCGGGGCCAGGCAGCCGTCCAGGCCGTCCGGCATCAACGGCGCCCGCTCCCGCCGACGTCTTTGCCGCTCCGCTGACACCCACTTAG